One part of the Glycine max cultivar Williams 82 chromosome 14, Glycine_max_v4.0, whole genome shotgun sequence genome encodes these proteins:
- the LOC100804746 gene encoding indole-3-pyruvate monooxygenase YUCCA6 encodes MDYCLRELEGKQAHDSLFLEKMKNSLSQRTTTSERCVWVPGPVIVGAGPSGLATAAYLKEKGVPSLILERSNCIASLWQLKTYDRLHLHLPKNFCELPLMGFPCDFPTYPTKQQFIEYLESYAERFHIRPRFNETVQHAEFDATLGFWRVKSLNKREVATEFVCRWLIVATGENAEAVVPGIEGMGEFGGTIKHTSLYKSGEEFRGKRVLVVGCGNSGMEVCLDLCNHNATPSLVVRDTVHILPREMLGKSTFGLSMWLLKWLPIRFVDRFLLIVSWLMLGDTARFGLDRPKLGPLQLKNLSGKTPVLDVGTLAKIKSGHIKVRPGIKRLKRYTVEFVDGRTENFDALILATGYKSNVPYWLKEEDMFSKEDGFPTKPFPNGWKGENGLYAVGFTKRGLLGASMDAKRIAEDIERCWKAKHSTSFSLSLNVPQSNS; translated from the exons ATGGACTATTGCTTGAGAGAGCTAGAAGGAAAGCAAGCACATGACTCTCTATTCCTAGAGAAAATGAAGAATTCATTATCACAACGTACTACTACTAGTGAGAGATGTGTGTGGGTGCCAGGGCCAGTGATTGTGGGAGCAGGGCCTTCAGGGCTTGCAACAGCAGCATatctcaaagagaaaggagTGCCAAGCCTAATCTTAGAAAGATCCAACTGCATAGCATCCTTGTGGCAACTCAAGACCTATGATAGGCTCCACCTTCACTTGCCAAAGAATTTTTGCGAACTTCCCTTGATGGGGTTTCCTTGTGACTTCCCCACATACCCTACAAAGCAGCAGTTCATAGAGTACTTGGAGAGCTATGCTGAGAGGTTTCACATTAGGCCAAGGTTTAATGAGACGGTCCAGCACGCGGAGTTTGACGCCACGCTCGGGTTTTGGAGGGTGAAGAGCTTGAACAAGAGGGAGGTGGCAACAGAGTTTGTGTGCAGGTGGCTGATTGTGGCCACTGGGGAGAATGCAGAGGCTGTGGTGCCTGGTATTGAAGGAATGGGGGAGTTTGGTGGGACCATAAAGCACACAAGTTTGTATAAGAGTGGGGAAGAGTTTAGAGGGAAGAGGGTGTTGGTTGTTGGGTGTGGGAATTCAGGGATGGAAGTCTGCTTGGATCTTTGCAACCATAATGCTACTCCTTCTCTTGTGGTCAGAGATACT GTACATATCTTACCACGAGAGATGCTGGGAAAATCAACTTTTGGGTTGTCCATGTGGTTGCTCAAGTGGCTGCCCATTCGGTTTGTGGATCGGTTCCTTCTCATAGTGTCATGGCTCATGCTTGGTGACACGGCTCGGTTCGGATTGGACCGGCCGAAATTGGGTCCCCTTCAGCTCAAAAACCTGTCCGGAAAGACACCAGTGCTAGATGTGGGTACCCTTGCCAAGATCAAAAGTGGACATATAAAG GTACGGCCTGGCATCAAGCGCTTAAAACGTTATACTGTTGAATTTGTTGATGGAAGGACAGAGAATTTTGATGCCCTCATATTGGCAACTGGTTACAAAAGTAATGTGCCCTATTGGCTAAAG GAAGAGGATATGTTCTCTAAGGAAGATGGGTTCCCTACGAAGCCATTTCCAAATGGATGGAAGGGTGAGAATGGGCTCTATGCAGTTGGTTTCACCAAGCGTGGACTACTTGGTGCATCAATGGATGCCAAGAGAATAGCTGAGGATATTGAAAGGTGTTGGAAAGCAAAGCATAGtacttctttttctctctcacttAATGTGCCACAATCCAATTCATGA